From the Lentimicrobiaceae bacterium genome, the window TAATTCTTATTATCTTACTAACAACAGTTAGTGCATCTTTTGCTCAGATGAAGAGAGATAGAACAACAGCTTTCAACTATTGGCAAAAGAGACAATACGAAAAAGCTAAAGAGTATATCGATAAAGCTGTTGAGTATCCCGAAGCTGCTAGCGATGCAAAAGTTTGGTACTATAGAGGAGGCATTTACCTTGATATTTATACAAGCGGTAAAGCTAACGAAATTGACCCACAATCCCTTGATAAAGCCTACGAAGCTTTTGTTAAATCAAAAGAAGTTGACAAAAAAGGAAATTACACTAAAGACGCTAACAGGCAAATTAGCGGTATAGCAGGCGAGTTCTTTAATCAAGGACTTGAATTTTTTAAAGTCAACGACTTTAAAGGCGCTATTCCTAATTTCCAAAAAGCAATTACCCTAAATAAACAAAGCAATATTGTCGATACTATGTCGTACTACGCTCTAGGTATGTCGTATAGGGGAGAAGCTGCCAACGATCCGAGTGCTGTACAATCTGCTATAGAAAGCTATCGTTATATTGTTGATTTGGGATATAGCAGGCAGGAAGTATATTCGGAACTTAGCTCATTGTACATTTTCGACAAACAATTTGATAAAGCTTTGGAAATTATTAACATAGCAAAACAAAAATTTCCAAATGATGCTAACGTTTTAATTACCGAAGCTAACTATTATCTACAAACCGATGATTTTCCAATGGCTATAGAAAAATTGGAGTTGGCTATACAAAATGACGATTCAAATCTGCAGCTATATCACGCTTTGGGTTCTTCGTACGACAGAATGATTGATGCTGAAAAACATACCGCCGAAGAAAATGAAAATTATTTCAATAAGGCTATAAAAGCATACGAAAAAGCTTTACAACTTGATAGCACATTTTTTGATGCTATATTTAACACAGGTGTATTATACTACAATAAAGGTGGTGATATTGTTAACGAAGCAAATCAGTTGCCTATAAATGAAGTAGAAAAATACAATGAACTTATTGCAGAAGGTAATCAATATTTAGAAAAAGCACTTCCATATATGGAAAAATGCTACAGTTTACAACCAAATGATCCTGCAACAATTGCATCTCTAAAAGAAATTTACACTCGTTTGGGCTTACTCGAAAAACTAAAAGAGTTGAATGCTCAATAAGTTTTAATTATTAATGTTTAAATTTTAAACTGCCTTATCTTTTCAGATAGGGCAGTTTTTTTATATTTAAATCGCATTTTACAATATTCTATTTAACATAATATTAATTATGGGAAAATAATGCTTGGTTAAATAGCATCTTTATAGAGGCAAAATTAAGATTATTGTAGCTATAAAGCATAAATAAAAAAGGACTTGAAAATAAATTCCAAGTCCTCATAAGGTTAATATTAACAAAATTACTTACTAATTTTTATTTTAACTGGAGTTTCGTGTTGGATATTGTCACTAATTGGGCAACGCTCTTCAATATTTTTTAGCCATTTATTAATTGTATTTTCGTCGGCATCACAATCAGGATTTATACTAACATTTATTTGATTAAATCCTGCTCTCTCCTTATTATCGATACCCATAAATTTATTAGGATTTAAACTGCCGTCAATATTGATTTCTATCTTACGTAGTTCAAATCCCATTTCTTTAGCAATAACGTGACCTACAACATTCAGACAACCTGCAAATGCTGCTAAAAGAAATTCAACAGGTGTTGCACCATGGTCTGTGCCACCTATGTTTGCCGGTTCATCAACGATAATTTCAAAATGACGAGTTTTTACAATGGTTTTGGTTGGATTTTCACTTTGAGCTTTAACTCTTGCTTTCATTTCTGCCATAATAAATAAATTTTAATTGTTATTCATATATATAGATTTAACAATACAAAATTAATATTTATTCATTTTCTGTACGTGGTATTAATAAACATTAACACAAAAAAAAATACTTTCAAGTATTTTGAAAGTATTTTTTTAACTTTTAAAATTTATACACCTACGCCATTGTATTAACCTTGCGTGCAATTTTAGATTTTAAATTAGCTGCCTTATTTTTATGGATAATTCCGCGCTTAACTAATTTGTCAATCATAGATGTCATTTCGGGAATTTTTTCGGTAGCTTCCGATTTATTTTCAATATTTCTGAAGCTCCTTAAAGAGTTTCTCATTGTACGAGCGTAATATCTGTTTCTCAAACGTTTTTTATCGTTCGAACGTATTCTTTTTTTAGCTGAAATATGATTTGCCATATATTAAAGTATATTTTATTTAATAAAAAAAGTTTTGTTAGCCAAAACCTTGCAGTCCGTAGGGGAATCGAACCCCTGTTACCAGGATGAAAACCTGACGTCCTAACCCCTAGACGAACGGACCGTTTCAAATTTGAGATTGCAAAAATAGTAATTTTTTTATAACTACCAAATAATTGTTAGCTTTTTTAGCATTATTTCCAATTCTTTGTAGTAGTAGTATAAAAAACAAAGGGCTTTGAATCGTAGTCATAGCCCTTTGTTTAATGAACTTTTAACAGATGTTTGTTAATTAGTTTACTCTGTACTTGTCGTCGCCGTTTTTAAAATAATTAACAATTTGGTTAGCTGCTGCCAATCCTGCATTTATGTTTGCTTCTGAAGTTTGAGCACCCATTTTTTTAGGAGTGAAGAAATATCTTCCTGCAAATTTCTCAGCAATTTCAGCACTATTGTCAGGAGCTACGTCTGATGCATATTTGAAGTCTGGTCTGTCTGTGAATACTTTAATCAAATCTGCTTCGTTAATAACTTCTTTTCTTGCAGAGTTGATAAGAACAGCATTCTTAGGCATTTTCGACAACAAGTTGTAGTTAATTGAGTTTATTGTTTCGGGTGTTGCGGGTGTGTGCAATGAAACAAACTGACATGTTGAATATAACTCTTCAATGGTGTTAACAGGAGTAACTCCTTCGGCTTTCATAGCTTCGGGTTTAACAAATGGGTCGTAAGCGTAAACTTCCATTCCAAATCCTTTGGCAATAGCATTTACAGCTTTACCTGTGTAACCAAATGCATGTAAGCCTAATTTTTTGCCTCTAAGTTCAAATCCTGATGTACCGTTAAAGCTGTTTCTTGCAGTGTAAACCATCATACCAGCAACCAACTCTCCTACTGCGTTTGAGTTTTGTCCGGGAGTGTTCATTACTATGATGTTCTTTTCTTTAGCAAAATTTTTATCAACGTTATCAGTACCTGCACCGGCTCTAACAACTAACTTCATGTTTTTTGCCGCTTCAAGCACGCGTTTATCAACAATATCGCTACGAATTATTACAGCGTCAACATCGCTTACTGCTTTGATAAGGTCTTCTTGTTCGGTATAGTTTTCTAAAAGAACAAGCTCATAACCAGCGTCTGCAATAATTTTTTTAATTCCGTCAACAGCAACTTTAGCAAAAGGCTTTGATGTTGCTAAAAGTATTTTTTTCATATTATATTCAAATTAAAATGTTTATAAATTTTTTTGTTCAAATTCTTTCATGCACTCAACAAGAGCTTTTACGCTTTCTATTGGAAGTGCGTTGTAAGTTGAAGCTCTGAAGCCGCCAACCGAACGGTGTCCTTTAATACCAACCATTCCTTTAGTTTTTGCAAATTCCATAAAATCGGCTTCTTTGTCTTTGTATTCTTCTTTCATAACAAAGCAAATGTTCATTAGCGAACGTGAGTTTTTTTCAACTGTTCCGACAAACATTTTACTGTTATCAATAGCATCGTAAAGTAGTTTTGCTTTTTCGACATTCATTTTTTGGATTGCCTTAACTCCACCCATTTGTTTTACCCATTTTAGAGTTTCTTTAACTGCAAAAATGCTAACGCAAGGAGGTGTGTTAAACATTGAGCCGCTTTCAATATGAGTTCTGTAGTCAAGCATTGTTGGGATTACTCTGTCAACTTTTCCTAAAATGTCATCTCTAATAATAACAAATGTAACGCCGGCAGGACCTGTATTTTTTTGAGCTCCACCATAAATAATAGCGTATTTTGAAACATCGATAGGACGGCTGAATATGTCGCTCGACATGTCGGCTACTAATGGAATTGGGCTGTCAAAATCTTCGAAAATTTCGGTGCCGTAAATTGTGTTGTTTGATGTAATGTGGAAATAATCTGCATCTGCCGGTATTTTCCATCCTTTTGGAATATAGGTATAATTTTTATCGGAAGAGCTTGCTACAACTTCAACTTCGCCAAAAAGTTTTGCTTCTTTTATAGCTTTTTTCGACCATACACCGGTATCAAGGTAAGCTGCTTTTTTATTTAGCAAGTTGAAAGGAACCATAGCAAATTGTAAGCTTGCGCCGCCTCCTAAAAATAATACGTGATAATTTTCGGGAATATTAAGCAATTCTTTAAAAAGAGCTTCTGCCTCATCTATTACAGCTTGAAAATCTTTGCTACGATGAGAAATTTCCAATAAAGAAAGACCAATTCCTTCTAAATCTAAAATAGCTTTTGCTGTGTTTTCGATTGCAATTCGTGGTAGAATTGACGGACCTGCATTAAAATTGTGTTTCATAAAATATTGTGTTTTATATAGTTATATAATTAATTTGTTATAATTTATTGTATTTTCAATTCTTCTTAAATCTGGAACAAAAGTAATAATAATATTTAACATAAAGGGTTAAATTAAGTCAATTATTTTGGTTTTTTAAGGAATTTAAGACTTAAACTTATTTTATTTGCATAAAACAAAAAACACTGCACTTTATTAGTTTTAGTACAGTGTTTTTAGATACGAGAAAAAGCCTACTCGAAT encodes:
- a CDS encoding OsmC family protein, which encodes MAEMKARVKAQSENPTKTIVKTRHFEIIVDEPANIGGTDHGATPVEFLLAAFAGCLNVVGHVIAKEMGFELRKIEINIDGSLNPNKFMGIDNKERAGFNQINVSINPDCDADENTINKWLKNIEERCPISDNIQHETPVKIKISK
- the rpsT gene encoding 30S ribosomal protein S20, with the translated sequence MANHISAKKRIRSNDKKRLRNRYYARTMRNSLRSFRNIENKSEATEKIPEMTSMIDKLVKRGIIHKNKAANLKSKIARKVNTMA
- a CDS encoding tetratricopeptide repeat protein; this encodes MKKLLILIILLTTVSASFAQMKRDRTTAFNYWQKRQYEKAKEYIDKAVEYPEAASDAKVWYYRGGIYLDIYTSGKANEIDPQSLDKAYEAFVKSKEVDKKGNYTKDANRQISGIAGEFFNQGLEFFKVNDFKGAIPNFQKAITLNKQSNIVDTMSYYALGMSYRGEAANDPSAVQSAIESYRYIVDLGYSRQEVYSELSSLYIFDKQFDKALEIINIAKQKFPNDANVLITEANYYLQTDDFPMAIEKLELAIQNDDSNLQLYHALGSSYDRMIDAEKHTAEENENYFNKAIKAYEKALQLDSTFFDAIFNTGVLYYNKGGDIVNEANQLPINEVEKYNELIAEGNQYLEKALPYMEKCYSLQPNDPATIASLKEIYTRLGLLEKLKELNAQ
- the serC gene encoding 3-phosphoserine/phosphohydroxythreonine transaminase, coding for MKHNFNAGPSILPRIAIENTAKAILDLEGIGLSLLEISHRSKDFQAVIDEAEALFKELLNIPENYHVLFLGGGASLQFAMVPFNLLNKKAAYLDTGVWSKKAIKEAKLFGEVEVVASSSDKNYTYIPKGWKIPADADYFHITSNNTIYGTEIFEDFDSPIPLVADMSSDIFSRPIDVSKYAIIYGGAQKNTGPAGVTFVIIRDDILGKVDRVIPTMLDYRTHIESGSMFNTPPCVSIFAVKETLKWVKQMGGVKAIQKMNVEKAKLLYDAIDNSKMFVGTVEKNSRSLMNICFVMKEEYKDKEADFMEFAKTKGMVGIKGHRSVGGFRASTYNALPIESVKALVECMKEFEQKNL
- a CDS encoding NAD(P)-dependent oxidoreductase → MKKILLATSKPFAKVAVDGIKKIIADAGYELVLLENYTEQEDLIKAVSDVDAVIIRSDIVDKRVLEAAKNMKLVVRAGAGTDNVDKNFAKEKNIIVMNTPGQNSNAVGELVAGMMVYTARNSFNGTSGFELRGKKLGLHAFGYTGKAVNAIAKGFGMEVYAYDPFVKPEAMKAEGVTPVNTIEELYSTCQFVSLHTPATPETINSINYNLLSKMPKNAVLINSARKEVINEADLIKVFTDRPDFKYASDVAPDNSAEIAEKFAGRYFFTPKKMGAQTSEANINAGLAAANQIVNYFKNGDDKYRVN